The Coffea arabica cultivar ET-39 chromosome 2c, Coffea Arabica ET-39 HiFi, whole genome shotgun sequence genome includes the window CgatttttgtcattttaggcCTATAGATTGTTATGGATTTACAATTGCTTTTtatctttgttcttttttcacatttttttgcTTTACTAGGTCTgataaaaataaagtaaaagagACATTCACATGTAAATGTTTGTCAATTAGTAACATTTTCACTTACTCAAATGGAAGGGATTTGGTATGATTGGTAGTAGCAAGTACACTGTGCAAAAATTCAATAGTTTAAATCAAGGCGGGCTTAGGGATGGCAACACGGGCATCTATCCTGTGAGAGGAGTAATTGGGCGAGGGCCGTTCCTCCTGGCCCTAGCCCCATCCCCAATCTTGTCTCCCGtatattaaattataaaaaaaaaattgtatataCATacgtacatacatacatacatatacatgcCTACCTACCTACATACATATATGAATACATATATAAAATAACCCGATTATCTTTCTCTAATATCTATTCACACTAACACTAACTCACTAAGACACAAAATACAAAACAACCCTAAAGTCTTTCttattctcaaatgtttctttAACTACTGTTCTCACTCCAAATTTGCTTTTAATTTAGCTATATGGCCATTAATCTATTGgattgatttgaaataaattaaagtAGAATCATATGTATCTTATCTCTTATTTCTTGGCCGGTTGAATCGTTAACAATTTTGAGACTAGAATGCatgcttttttttatatattttgagaCTAGAATGCATGCTTTCTTATTAGGTGATGCTTTTTTGAATGGAGaatttgatgatattttgttatCTACTATTTTCTTTGCTGTTTGTACTATTAAAGCATCAGCAGTCCATTTTTtcatgtatattcatgattttACTCTATTTTATGATTTCTTATAAAATTCACCATTGTGTGCATATATTTCCATTGTTGGCTTATTGGGGGACCACAAGAAAAACGGGACAAGAGGGGTAGGGGCAGGGCACAAGGAAAGGGTTGGGAAGAGTTATTTGGCAACGGGGTGAGGAGTGAGGAAAGGATTCCCCACCTCAACCTTgtcccgttgccatccctaggcAAGCTCTTTCCATCCAATGAAAACCATCTATTACACCAATcaacccacaaaaaaaaaaatcaatgatcTAGATGAAGCAACACTCCTCTAGCCTAATCAAGGGCATTTGATGTTGTTGGTAGTATCAAGCGCGCTGCGTAAAAATTAATGGTTTAGATCAAGTAAGATTCCTTTGGTCCGATCAAGGCCATCCCTTACACTATGCAACTTGCTAAAATAAATAGTCCATATAGAGCTAGGCTCTTCTAACCCGACCAAAACTGTTCATTGGTATTGATCTAGTCAAGTAGGTTCTTCATGTCAACATGTTGGATCTTGTACTCATAACAACAGTAAAGTGCAAAAAGAATAGGGGTTGATCCCCCATTGTACTTCCAATGCTTCAGTCAGAGATTAAAGAATGGGAAGAAGGTTTGGGAAAAGAATAATTAGCCAAGTAGGAAAACATCTATTACCTCAAATGCCTGGAGGGAGGGGGTATTTATAGGTAGAGAATTGCTCTGGTTCTTGGAAGCTAGACCACTTTCATGACCGTAGATGAGCTGTAGGCCAACTATAAGTATGTCAGATATGCCCACTAGTGTCAATATTAGGCAGAACATGTCACATCAATCGTATCATGATCAGAGTATTTTTTCGGCTAAGGTTTCTTGAGCTATCAACTGCTATTATAACAGACATTATGGGACTTGAATTCGCAAACTTTTTCTGAGGACTGTATTAGGTCCCATAATTAGCCTCCCAGGTCAGCAAGCCTAgagatgaatagtggatcccaCTTTTAAATGGATCAGGCCAAGACACGTGATCATCCTTGGGAGGTTGCATGTTTGACTAAATTTTGATGGAATGGTTATTAGATGGGACTTGTGAGGGTTTCGAGATATAATTAATGAGAGGCACAAATTTGAGCTTGTTTAAATTTTGAATCTCGAAATAGGTTAACCGAACTGTCTCTTTGCttcattttaagttttaaccctataaataggggtctcAAGTTCCTTTTGGACCACTTCTGCAATTCTAAGTAGTAGGTTAgttaaaaattttcaacataCAGTTTCAATATATCTTGTCTAAAGAAGGCTCGTACGTAGCACCTAATTCATTCATTCCTTCATCTGTAGATCAGAGTAAGTAGAAGCAAGACTCATAGAGCCCATAACACCACACATGCCTCAAGAGATATGGCCGAACCAATAGTGAGATAGGATGTCAAGGAGCAGGCTGAGTCTGGTAGTACTTCATTGGCTCCTGAAATAGGGGTAGGAAAAATAGAATGGGAAGGTACAGGCATGCCTTTTGTCCTCATCAAAACCTTCAAGTTTCCCAATCCTCCTAGAGTGCCTCCTAAGTCGAAGAACCTCAACAACTTCAACTTCAGCATAATACCCAATTTTGAGAGCCATGTGATtcgaaaaaacaaaaaggacaTAGTACCGCAATGGATACCTTTGGCCATCGGGGATGATTGCAAAGACCCCACTGGGAAGTCATAGGCCTGCCGACCCTTGAGGAATTACGCGACTGTAGTGGGGCTAATCCACATATGACACGTGTCAGCTCGGCTCTGGCATATGCGAGGTCGGCAATAGAGGTTTCCCAGCTCGGACGCCTCAGCTCGGTTTAGAAGGAGGTCAGCTCAGCCATGCCCGCCGCCTCTCCCTAGAGTGGGCCTAGTGGGCCGCTGCCTCCGaacctttaggggttgtcatacgaaaccctagaaggactccgaaccctaagaaGACTCCTACTGCTATATGGAAACCACTACCCTGAAGCCTATAAATATGGTACCACATGACAATAaaaggtacgccatctacagtactctctactgttgtCCTACTCTTAAGCTCTCTGATTTGATCGTCGAAGTTATTCCGGGGACTCTAGTCCCACCTTCATTCTTTCTTCGTAGGATATTCAGCTCGGCCTTCCCCTCTAAGCTCGATggctcccaaccagctcggtttgtagcggctcaACTCGGACTGCGTTCTTGGCTTTCGCATCAATTGGCACTGTCTGTGGGAAACACGTAAATTCTCCTCTTGCGAATCATGCCAAGGACTAGGTCTCAAAGGAATGTTGACGGATCTAAGAGGAACGAGCGAAACGGCCCTCATAACTTCCCTGGGGGTCCGACTCCTGGAGACGAGGGAACGGGGCTCTCACGAATCCCACCTAAACAGCTGGTTCAAACGGTGGCGGAAAACCTACCTACTTTCGAGGCGATCATGgactacctcaaagggcagaCGGAGGGTCCTCATGACCAGGAGCCTAAGACCCAAGGGGTGGAAGGAGTTGGGCTGACAGAATCCCGATCAGGGAGCCCTAACCCCCGGCCTAAGCAGATGCGTTGAGAGCTCACACGTGAACAGATCGAGGTCGTGGAGCCATCCCACAAGCACTCCTGAACTGAGCATCCGGAGCCCTTCCGGAAGTACTCCAGGGGAGAGCTCTCCCCGTGGCGAGAGCAGCACcaggtgcaggacgagctggacctactgTTGGACTCCGAGGCAGACAGGTACATTGCTTTCCCTTTTGTACCGATATTGAGGACTACCCATtgcccgcaaagttcaaaatACCCAACATGAAATCTTATGATGCAACCACGGATCTGGAGGATCACCTGTTCGCTTTCATGACGCAAatgcgcctacaaacggccgCAGATGCGGTCAGATGCAAGATCTTTCCAATGTTCCAGGAGAGAAAGGCACGTCAATGGTTCCAGGGGTTTCCCCCCAGGTCTATCCGATCCTTCGCCCAActcgcacgactgttctcagcACAGTTCGTTTCGTCGCGAACCTTTTCCAAAAGCACTGCTCACCTAATGACCATCCAGCAGAAGCCTGAGGAGTCCTTGCGCGAGTACATGGTGCATTTCAATaacgagtccctccaggtccCTGATCGGGATGACAAGGTGGTCATGGCCGTCTTCATTAACGGGTTGCGTAAACAGAAGATCTACACCGAACACGTGGAAAGACCTCCCAAGTCAGTTTgggagatgttggaccgagctcacgaGAAGGCCAACGCTGAGGAGGCCAATCGTCTAAAGAGCGCGCAGGAGAGATTAAGGGACGATAAGCGCAGAAGAAGCACTGACCAGATAGACGCGCGGCCCGGCCAGGGGCAGAAGAATGCCTATGACCGCCTGCCTAGGAGTCGGCCCCTGGGAGGAGACAAGTCATGGACTGCCCTCACCGCACCTCGAGCTCGGGTCCTTGCTGTAATGGAACAAGAGGGGCTCTCCCGACCTCCCCGACCCTTGGCCGGGGACAAGAGCAGACGGGACCAGGGTTTGTACTGTACGTACCACCGAGATGTGGGACACGATACGGATGATTGTCGTCACCTCAAGAAAGACATCGAAAAACTGATCAGACGATGCCACATCGGACAGTTCATACGTGATGAACGAACTGACTAACGGCGAGGGAGGCCCAAACCAGAGTACCTGAGCTATTCCCGTGACCGACCTCAGAGGCCCTGTGGTCGAACTCCCAAGCAGGAAGCTCAGAATCTGGCCGGGGTGGTCAATACTATTACAGGAGGACCGGTTGAAGGG containing:
- the LOC113722472 gene encoding uncharacterized protein, which produces MKSYDATTDLEDHLFAFMTQMRLQTAADAVRCKIFPMFQERKARQWFQGFPPRSIRSFAQLARLFSAQFVSSRTFSKSTAHLMTIQQKPEESLREYMVHFNNESLQVPDRDDKVVMAVFINGLRKQKIYTEHVERPPKSVWEMLDRAHEKANAEEANRLKSAQERLRDDKRRRSTDQIDARPGQGQKNAYDRLPRSRPLGGDKSWTALTAPRARVLAVMEQEGLSRPPRPLAGDKSRRDQGLYCTYHRDVGHDTDDCRHLKKDIEKLIRRCHIGQFIRDERTD